The nucleotide window CCTTGGGTACAGCCAtcctctggttcattccccactgcaatgccttgaccaatagtAATTTAGTTTCAATTTAACTGTtccctgatgcattctccatggcaacgtctCTACCAATCGGAGTCCACttgcaaccaatcagcactctcatcTCATGCGGAATAAATTATTGCTCCCTtaacatttggtattcttgcgaatctgtcctgatgagtgtggggcgaaaagctttgacagcatgtctccttATTTAGCAATGATTAAATTTCTTGTAAACACtggttaataaacttgttgagtaAGTTTTGGGAAAGTGAATTACACTGGTCGGtgtaatagaatctctacagtgcagaaggaggccattcaacctattgaGCCTGCATCTGCACCAGTCCTatccaggccccatctccgtaaccctatGAATTTACCCTAGTTACTCCatctaacactaagggtcaatttagcacggccaattaacctaacctgcacatctttggagtgtgggaggaaaccggggcacccggaggaaacccacgcagacacggggagaacgtgcagactccacacagacagtgacccaagccgggaatcgaacccgggtccctggcgctgtgaggcagcagtgctaacccactgtgccaccgtgctggcccacCATAAATGGCTCAAGAGGCAGTTCTGAAAAGTTAAAGGATTGAGAAGGAAGGCAGAAAGACACAAAAATAAGATTTGCATTGACCAATAGAGTGGGGGCAGGTGAGTTGTGCCTGACAGCGCAGTTGTGAAGCATTCTTACGCTTGTTAGGACACACTGCAATGCTCAATGTAACAGCGGAGACAAACAGGCAGCAGACAACTTTTAACATGGATTCTCTTCAAATCCAGCCAATTTCCAGACAGTTGCTTGCTTCCCTGGCCAAATTAACTTCTCAGCAATGACGTGCACACCAACACTGATTAATATTCATTCAATAATCTACCTGTCAGTATGACGCTTTCCATCACAGTCTGACTTCCATCACCTTCAGTATACTTCATTAATGCATTATTTAGCGATCCAAGGTCAGAGCTGCTGTCAACCTTTGTACTTTCAGGTGTGTTCAGATCCCTGGCAGACACCACTGCTGTTTGCCCTTGCTTTGTCGGGTGCAAGTATTTACGTACCAAGGACTTAATAACAGTCAATAAATTAATTTTCCCAGGCTCACGACTCCCCCGCTTTACACGCTTGAACACAGAAGGCACGCGCAAGAAAAATAAACCTTCTTCATCCTCGCCGAAGTCCTCATAAAAATACTCATAACTTTCGGGGACCGTCATAGAGTCATCTACGTCGCGTTGGCCCTCTGCCACTGACAATTCCAAATGCGTTGAATATTTTGTGTTTATTGGAAACTGGCTGTCCTTTGATAAGGTGACGTAAGTCTGTGTGTTTGTATCCTCCTCAAAGGTGCTTTGACTTTGCTTACTCCCATGATCAACAGTCTGTCTGGCCTGGTCATTCTGGTCTTGAACCTGTGCACCTTCCCTCAATTCTGGGAGGGCCTGGGGATCCTTCCTACGCGTTCCAATGTCTTGTGTGTATCCAAATCCAACATCTAAGTGGCCACCTGTCCCCACCTCCGTGCAGTTTTCGTAATAGTCATCGTCAAATAGATTCTCTGCGTAGCTTTCCGAGTCCAGTGTGGATGGAGCAAAATCAGTCCCATCCTGGCTTACTGGGGATCGAGCAATGGAATTGCACTGGGGTGCAGAGTGCGAGGATTCGGGGTTAGAAATGAGAAGACACTGCTGACTCCTGGAAGAAGGGAGTTCCTCGTCAGAGATTAAGAAACATTGCTGGCTGCTGGACATGTGGCCACCTGACATGACTGGGCTGGCGGCCATGAGGAACTGATTCACAATTTCCAATTCCAGGTCTTCTTCGCTGGCAGACAAGACATCCTCAGAGGTGTGGAGCACACGGCCATCTTCATGAGGGAAGGGCGGGAAGGGCCCACCCAAAGTGGGTCTGTCTCTGTTCTGAAGCATGGCCCCTCCCAGGGACTGGTCTATCCTCTTTACGGGAGGG belongs to Mustelus asterias chromosome 22, sMusAst1.hap1.1, whole genome shotgun sequence and includes:
- the perm1a gene encoding uncharacterized protein perm1a, encoding MLQNRDRPTLGGPFPPFPHEDGRVLHTSEDVLSASEEDLELEIVNQFLMAASPVMSGGHMSSSQQCFLISDEELPSSRSQQCLLISNPESSHSAPQCNSIARSPVSQDGTDFAPSTLDSESYAENLFDDDYYENCTEVGTGGHLDVGFGYTQDIGTRRKDPQALPELREGAQVQDQNDQARQTVDHGSKQSQSTFEEDTNTQTYVTLSKDSQFPINTKYSTHLELSVAEGQRDVDDSMTVPESYEYFYEDFGEDEEGLFFLRVPSVFKRVKRGSREPGKINLLTVIKSLVRKYLHPTKQGQTAVVSARDLNTPESTKVDSSSDLGSLNNALMKYTEGDGSQTVMESVILTGGGHSCLSCTPKDLCLFCFACASWAMKSATSQSDMWKAALLVNIGAISAVRYFRTKTKRENSKYLALQDS